One window from the genome of Hoplias malabaricus isolate fHopMal1 chromosome X2, fHopMal1.hap1, whole genome shotgun sequence encodes:
- the LOC136676666 gene encoding retinol dehydrogenase 11-like, protein MYLLYTIFAALSFFLLLKWIKRRKYCMDVKRLDGKTVLITGGNSGIGKETAVALALRGARVIIACRNEDKARKAVREIKARSHSMNVLHMEVDLANMRSIREFSKTFLEKEKRLDILINNAGMPSVLDWTDDNFSMCFGVNHLGHFLLTNLLLPRLKESSPSRVITLTCSNYKYQKLDFQDLNYNLFPFFTYCRSKLANIYFTQELARMMEGKGVTAYAVHPGYVQSNWTCHFSFLFQLLMKVIMFMFFVSCEVGAQTVIHCAVADDVVTDSGGYFSDCRPAKLQAFAKDAGVAKKLWEASERLVKHA, encoded by the exons ATGTATCTTTTATATACAATATTCGCCGCCCTTTCCTTTTTCTTACTCCTAAAATGGATAAAAAGGAGAAAGTACTGTATGGATGTGAAACGACTGGATGGGAAAACGGTTCTTATAACGG GTGGGAACTCTGGCATAGGTAAGGAGACAGCTGTGGCTTTGGCTTTGCGAGGCGCTCGAGTCATCATTGCATGTAGAAACGAAGACAAAGCAAGGAAGGCTGTAAGGGAAATTAAGGCCAGGAGCCACAGTATGAATGTCTTGCATATGGAGGTGGATCTGGCCAACATGAGGTCTATACGAGAATTCAGCAAAACTTTCctagagaaagagaagaggctGGATATTCTTATTAATAATGCAG GTATGCCCAGTGTCCTGGACTGGACAGATGATAATTTCTCTATGTGTTTTGGTGTGAACCACTTGGGGCATTTTCTCCTGACCAACCTGCTGCTGCCACGACTGAAAGAGAGCTCCCCCAGCCGAGTGATTACTCTCACTTGCTCTAACTACAAGTACCAGAAACTGGATTTTCAGGACCTCAACTACAACCTCTTCCCATTTTTCACATACTGCCGAAGCAAACTCGCCAACATCTACTTTACTCAGGAGCTGGCACGGATGATGGAGGGGAAAGGAGTAACAGCTTATGCAGTACATCCTG GTTATGTTCAGAGTAACTGGACCTGCCACTTCTCATTCCTCTTCCAGCTGCTGATGAAGGTCATCATGTTTATGTTCTTTGTGTCTTGCGAGGTCGGGGCTCAGACAGTTATCCACTGTGCTGTTGCAGACGATGTCGTCACTGACAGTGGTGGTTACTTCAGTGACTGCAGACCAGCCAAGCTACAGGCTTTTGCCAAAGATGCTGGAGTGGCCAAGAAACTATGGGAAGCCAGCGAGAGACTCGTCAAACATGCTTGA